In Plasmodium falciparum 3D7 genome assembly, chromosome: 13, the following are encoded in one genomic region:
- a CDS encoding deoxyhypusine hydroxylase — protein sequence MGENNDNINIINNVNNNYNINSDNVGGDSSNKVRLIKYEESTNKEFILKYLVNIKNDYIEKQMRALYECREVYKDDIDEVINILTYALKNNDSVLLRHEIAYVIGQISNEKCNNILINLLSDENENIMVRHEAAEGLAAIGSESNIPVIKKYLNDSSVEVRETCELALSSLIEKNKYAACSCINKTVPYKNNVLNNDNPKRDSNNNSNNNNNNNINNNNSNSHSNSFSNSQDDADDDVYFHSKKKFNTIDPVVCISDSNNKKHVNDLIRDLNNEALALKNRYEALFLLRDMETDTSLNALGEALVKDKSSAIFRHELAFVLGQVLHLNSLKYLLSSLTNVSEHEMVRHEVALALGSLGSLNLNSDEYKIIQEQIIDTLKKYSKDECVVVAESCLVGLDYISENLNISIEVH from the coding sequence ATGGGAGAAAATAACGacaacataaatattataaataatgtaaataataattataatattaatagtgaTAATGTAGGAGGTGATAGCAGTAATAAAGTGAGactaataaaatatgaagagAGTACAAACAAAGAGTtcattttgaaatatttagTTAACATAAAGAATgattatatagaaaaacaAATGAGAGCTTTATATGAATGCAGAGAAGTTTATAAGGATGATATCGATgaagtaataaatatacttaCATAtgctttaaaaaataatgatagtgTTTTATTAAGACATGAAATAGCTTATGTGATAGGACAAATAAGTAatgaaaaatgtaataatatattaattaatttattaagtgatgaaaatgaaaatataatggTTCGACATGAAGCTGCAGAAGGTTTGGCGGCTATTGGTAGCGAATCTAATATCcctgtaataaaaaaatatttgaatgATTCAAGTGTCGAAGTAAGAGAAACATGTGAACTAGCCTTAAGTTCCttgatagaaaaaaataaatatgcaGCATGTTCGTGTATTAATAAAACAGTgccatataaaaataatgtcttaaataatgataatccCAAAAGGGATAGTAATaacaatagtaataataataataataacaatattaataataataatagtaatagtcaTAGTAATAGCTTTAGTAATAGTCAAGATGATGCTGATGATGATGTATACTTCCAttcaaaaaagaaatttaatACTATAGATCCAGTAGTTTGTATATcagatagtaataataaaaaacatgttaatgatttaataagagatttaaataatgaagcGTTAGCTCTAAAAAATAGATATGAagctttatttttattaagagATATGGAAACAGATACATCATTGAATGCCTTAGGGGAAGCCCTAGTAAAGGATAAATCATCTGCAATTTTTAGACATGAATTAGCTTTTGTATTAGGTCAGGTATTACATTTAAattcattaaaatatttattatcatcattaacaAATGTGAGTGAGCATGAAATGGTAAGACATGAAGTTGCCTTAGCTTTAGGTTCCTTAGGAAGTCTTAATTTAAATTCagatgaatataaaattatacaagAACAAATTATAGACACCTTGAAAAAATACTCAAAGGATGAATGTGTAGTGGTTGCTGAAAGTTGCTTAGTGGGCTTGGATTACATATcagaaaatttaaatatatctatagaGGTTCACTag